A genomic window from Herbiconiux aconitum includes:
- the galU gene encoding UTP--glucose-1-phosphate uridylyltransferase GalU, which produces MGTHLTKAVIPAAGLGTRFLPATKAMPKEMLPVVDKPAIQYVVEEAVDAGLNDVLVVTGRNKAAIENHFDRVTELESTLEQKGKGDMLRVVNESTALAEMHYVRQGDPLGLGHAVLRAKMHVGHQPFAVLLGDDIIDARDPLLSRMLEVQEARSATVIALMEVDPSMTHLYGVASVEATDEDDLVRVTGLVEKPEQGTSPSNLAVIGRYVLQPEVFEILENTPPGKGGEIQLTDALLTLADDVSIAGGVYGVVFGGRRYDTGDKLDYIKAIVQLAAERDDLGPELRPWLKGFVAGL; this is translated from the coding sequence ATGGGGACACATCTGACGAAAGCAGTCATTCCGGCGGCGGGCCTCGGCACACGCTTCCTTCCGGCCACCAAGGCGATGCCGAAGGAGATGCTCCCGGTCGTCGACAAACCGGCCATCCAATACGTCGTCGAAGAGGCGGTGGATGCCGGCCTCAACGACGTGCTCGTGGTGACCGGGCGCAACAAGGCGGCCATCGAGAACCACTTCGACCGGGTCACCGAACTCGAGTCGACGCTGGAGCAGAAGGGCAAAGGCGACATGCTCCGCGTCGTCAACGAGTCGACGGCGCTCGCCGAGATGCATTACGTGCGGCAGGGCGATCCGCTCGGCCTCGGCCACGCGGTGCTGCGGGCGAAGATGCACGTCGGGCACCAGCCCTTCGCCGTGTTACTGGGTGACGACATCATCGACGCCCGAGACCCACTGCTCAGCCGGATGCTCGAGGTGCAGGAGGCGCGCTCGGCCACGGTCATCGCGCTCATGGAGGTCGATCCCTCGATGACGCACCTCTACGGTGTCGCGTCGGTCGAAGCGACCGATGAAGACGACCTCGTGCGCGTGACCGGCTTGGTCGAGAAGCCCGAGCAGGGCACCTCGCCCTCGAATCTCGCCGTCATCGGCCGCTACGTGCTGCAGCCCGAGGTGTTCGAGATCCTCGAGAACACCCCGCCCGGAAAGGGTGGCGAGATCCAGCTGACGGATGCGCTGCTCACCCTCGCCGACGACGTTTCGATCGCGGGCGGCGTCTACGGCGTCGTGTTCGGCGGCCGTCGCTACGACACCGGCGACAAGCTCGACTACATCAAGGCGATCGTGCAGCTCGCTGCCGAGCGTGACGACCTCGGCCCGGAGCTGCGCCCGTGGCTGAAGGGATTCGTCGCCGGGCTGTAG
- a CDS encoding GNAT family N-acetyltransferase gives MFVPTLSEGPIAIRPIRVRDAKPLERELIENRSWLRKWEATNPNGPMSFDTRASIRSLQSNARAGLGLPFILEYDGELAGQLNVSSISYGSVASASIGYWVSERFAGKNITPVGVALAADYCFYSVGLHRIEICIRPENAPSLRVVEKLGFRYEGLRRRYIHINGDWRDHFCFALVREELPVGVLRRWREGRVPVGDGAVPEAERIAALRPLPVQPR, from the coding sequence ATGTTTGTGCCCACACTCTCCGAGGGTCCGATCGCGATTCGGCCGATTCGCGTGCGCGATGCCAAGCCGCTCGAACGCGAACTCATCGAGAACCGTTCGTGGCTGCGCAAGTGGGAGGCGACGAACCCGAACGGGCCGATGTCGTTCGACACCCGGGCGAGCATCCGCTCGTTGCAGTCGAACGCCCGGGCGGGGCTCGGACTGCCGTTCATCCTCGAGTACGACGGAGAGCTCGCCGGGCAGCTGAACGTCTCGTCGATCAGCTACGGCTCGGTGGCGTCGGCATCGATCGGGTATTGGGTGTCGGAGCGGTTCGCCGGCAAGAACATCACGCCCGTCGGGGTGGCGCTCGCGGCGGACTACTGCTTCTACTCGGTGGGCCTGCACAGGATCGAGATCTGCATCCGTCCGGAGAACGCGCCGAGCCTGCGCGTGGTCGAGAAGCTGGGCTTCCGCTACGAGGGGTTGCGGCGGCGGTACATCCACATCAACGGCGACTGGCGCGACCACTTCTGCTTCGCCCTGGTGCGCGAGGAGCTGCCCGTCGGCGTGCTGCGCCGTTGGCGCGAGGGCCGGGTGCCGGTGGGCGACGGTGCGGTGCCCGAGGCGGAGCGCATCGCGGCGCTGCGGCCCCTGCCGGTGCAACCGCGGTAG